The genome window AGTTCGTTGACACGCCGCTCGCCAAAGCGCAACAGACTAAGGATTTCCAGCCGCACGGGGCTGGCAAGTGTCTGGCACAGTTCGGCATGGCGTTGAAAGAGCAGGTGACTCATCATTCCATTCTTACATTCATATTTACGAATATTATAGTGACGAGTCGACGGCCTGTCAAGCAAGCGCCTGGTGCAGCGATTCTCATTTCAACGCTGGATGGGCGCTTTGCAGGCCTTCGCACCGTGACGGCAGGCCGCATCATTCCCAGCAATCGCCAGCCAACCCGTCGGTGGGATGCGATCGCCGCGTCCAGCAGGCCGGGTAGCCCGACCCCTACGGTGCGCCGTACTCCAATATGAGAATGGCTGCACGTACCCTTCGCCAATTTGCACATTTCGCAATATGTGGTATATTAAATCGTCTCTATCGGAAGCGCCGCCCGGTGTTGACCCGCTGGCGGCGTTATTGTTTGTTCCGGCGCATGGTTCGTCCGCGGACGGCCCTCGTTGGGAAAGGAAAAGTATGGAATCGAAACTGTATGTTGGCAATCTGTCCTACGATGTTACGGAGGACGATCTGCGCCAGTTGTTTGCGCAGGCTGGCGAGATCAAAGAGGTTGCACTTATCCTCGACCGGACCACGCGCCAGTCCAAGGGCTTTGGCTTCGTCGAAATGGCCACACAGGCCGA of Chloroflexota bacterium contains these proteins:
- a CDS encoding RNA-binding protein, translating into MESKLYVGNLSYDVTEDDLRQLFAQAGEIKEVALILDRTTRQSKGFGFVEMATQAEAENAIRLFNDKEMNGRNLTVNIARPKTDSGGGSRGGYGGGGGGGRRGGYGGGNRY